One part of the Lytechinus pictus isolate F3 Inbred chromosome 3, Lp3.0, whole genome shotgun sequence genome encodes these proteins:
- the LOC129257528 gene encoding FERM domain-containing protein 4A-like isoform X1: MQLVEGLPTYGVHYYEVKDKQGIPWWLGLSFKGVCQYDQVDKVTPRKIFQWRQLQNIYYRDRKFSIEVTDPRRVVHTLSSFNLYRDALEEPEECFDDLSDAISDPTTQVSVSRRTFGVSNATVHAWYGHPTLIRSMWTMAVNQHQFYLDRKHNKDRYASMQRSFTQIANDLTKSTNSLTSSQTSEVSSDPGQPQQTPGKTVDDESSEINAVKEKEKENTSRELLAIEGEAAKKEIVVALKARKSVLEDRLREKLEELKKICVNEAELTGELPLEYPRRPGEQLPRIKKRVATAFTLSAKVVNAGDKSGSQETQNLNQLESEMEIQSKITIAARKLADDPTISKKVRKTRRESYKRSAKKLDSIEKKLVDMKQSLGLLPQDQTPIDDRVHQSNTLPRKKSVPATPPLLRPFTIGDRGRSKKKEDKSSRLRSKSVPRQLFENAWRSPSLGRRKDKILPRPTTPIEIYNDNENGNVLNPENGHRVHQNHSQHPQSHQQSRTVYYETSLQSMATLDINHHSDSGSFRDDSSTYSDGSTRSQPEGYMTHPRTSVDHGSRLAQNRQSNFSSSMGDVTAAVPPVKSHQSSRTSPRRGKPPIQKRIDRGPPPPYNSPGKMRSYSQSGRYYESPEDTLGRADIDAPKLRQHASSMHDLQYALQGNNLPPVSDDDLEYHQQPTSLSQPPSPKKHASLGNLAMKSNSLPGSDYEDQQSVNYGSHRSQKYRSQQYQKYSGQSQDSGLRHRDPSGSYYAQKNSSNRLRNGSGDNHQAYNRNFASLDRLGRARQDREHRPSVDTTDSTYYSLDRRGHHYIEDTQISNDSSYASLDRPMHKPPLPSNSIDDVSMASASRRRHNSFSSQRSTSSYSSQGSSNLSNHQGQHPRTPLHQTSSGSSRQSEYSIYTSLASLSPSNSFSSNGAGTSSHNSTYSEPQAASMYTTSTPVHLQPKVQQTYGTNIAISKAHYTPAQPMTCEPVSRSNRPSQTSNSLSEDTDSSLHSFTTTLIEGSPVPSLWMHDDSSSQCPTDRNLPRSYTPCIEDGSYQGDAGESLADGFSDEMLSWLDDNDGAQKEGTLV, translated from the exons AGTGGTGCATACGCTGAGCAGTTTCAACCTTTATCGCGACGCGCTGGAAGAACCGGAAGAATGTTTTGACGATCTCTCGGACGCTATTTCTGATCCCACAACTCA AGTATCAGTTAGTAGACGGACGTTCGGTGTGAGTAACGCCACAGTCCACGCCTGGTACGGACACCCGACCCTCATTCGTTCTATGTGGACCATGGCGGTCAACCAGCATCAGTTCTACTTAGATCGCAAGCACAACAAG GATCGCTATGCGTCCATGCAGCGTAGCTTCACCCAGATCGCCAATGACCTCACCAAGAGTACAAACTCCTTGACGTCTTCTCAAACCTCGGAGGTCAGCAGCGACCCAGGTCAGCCCCAGCAGACACCTGGCAAGACGGTGGACGATGAGTCTTCGGAGATTAACGCCGtcaaagagaaggagaaggaaaata CCTCCAGAGAGCTGTTAGCCATAGAGGGAGAGGCAGCCAAGAAGGAGATTGTGGTGGCGCTAAAGGCAAGAAAATCCGTTCTGGAAGACAGGCTTCGAGAGAAACTGGAGGAACTCAAGAAGATATGCGTCAATGAAGCA GAGCTGACAGGTGAACTGCCCCTGGAGTACCCACGCCGGCCTGGTGAACAGCTGCCTCGGATCAAGAAGCGTGTAGCCACTGCCTTCACTCTCTCTGCCAAGGTCGTCAACGCTGGGGACAAATCAGGCTCACAG GAGACCCAGAATCTGAATCAACTGGAGAGTGAGATGGAGATCCAATCTAAGATCACTATCGCTGCCAGGAAACTAGCCGATGATCCAACCATCAGCAAGAAGGTCCGCAAGACAAGGAGAGAGTCTTACAAACGCTCTGCGAAAAAG TTGGACTCCATTGAGAAAAAGCTGGTTGATATGAAGCAGAGTTTAGGCCTCTTACCTCAGGACCAAACACCAATTGATGATAGAGTCCATCAGTCAAACACATTACCAAGGAAAAAGAGCGTACCTGCTACCCCTCCATTGCTACGTCCATTCACCATCGGGGATCGCGGTCGCAGCAAGAAGAAAGAAGACAAGTCGAGTCGTTTGCGGTCCAAGAGCGTTCCGAGGCAGTTGTTCGAGAACGCCTGGAGATCGCCTTCCCTGGGCAGGAGGAAGGACAAGATCCTGCCCCGCCCCACGACACCCATTGAAATTTACAATGACAATGAGAATGGAAACGTGTTGAATCCTGAGAATGGACATAGGGTGCATCAGAACCATAGTCAGCATCCTCAGTCCCATCAACAGTCTCGGACTGTTTATTATGAAACGTCCCTGCAGTCGATGGCCACTTTGGACATCAACCATCATAGTGACTCGGGATCTTTCCGAGATGATAGTAGCACGTACTCGGACGGCAGCACCCGTAGCCAGCCGGAGGGTTACATGACCCATCCCAGGACTAGTGTAGACCATGGCAGTCGGTTGGCCCAAAATAGACAATCAAATTTCTCATCATCGATGGGGGACGTGACTGCAGCAGTACCACCTGTTAAATCTCATCAAAGTAGTAGGACATCGCCTCGCAGAGGCAAGCCCCCGATACAAAAGCGAATAGACAGGGGGCCACCGCCGCCTTACAATTCCCCAGGAAAGATGAGGTCATATTCGCAGTCTGGACGATATTATGAATCTCCTGAGGACACGTTAGGACGTGCGGACATTGACGCACCAAAGTTGCGACAGCATGCGTCATCCATGCATGATTTACAGTATGCCTTACAGGGAAACAACCTGCCTCCAGTGAGCGATGATGATTTGGAATATCACCAGCAGCCAACGTCTCTCAGTCAACCCCCTTCTCCTAAGAAACATGCCTCGTTGGGTAATTTAGCGATGAAGTCGAATAGTTTACCCGGCAGTGATTACGAGGATCAGCAATCGGTGAATTATGGCTCGCACCGAAGCCAAAAGTATCGTTCCCAGCAGTACCAGAAATACTCCGGACAGTCTCAAGACTCAGGGCTTCGTCACAGAGACCCATCAGGTAGTTATTATGCTCAAAAGAACTCCTCAAATAGGCTGCGTAATGGTTCTGGTGATAACCATCAAGCGTATAATCGGAATTTTGCCAGTCTTGACAGACTCGGCAGAGCGCGTCAGGATCGCGAACACAGACCATCGGTCGATACCACTGACTCTACGTATTACAGCCTTGATCGACGAGGCCATCACTATATCGAAGACACCCAGATATCTAATGACTCTAGCTATGCTAGTTTAGACCGACCCATGCACAAACCTCCTCTCCCGTCCAACAGCATAGACGACGTCTCCATGGCGTCGGCATCACGACGACGGCACAACTCCTTCTCTTCTCAACGCTCCACCAGCAGCTATTCATCCCAAGGATCCTCCAACCTGTCCAATCACCAGGGACAGCATCCCCGCACCCCTCTGCACCAGACATCCAGCGGGAGCAGTAGACAATCGGAATACTCCATCTACACTTCCCTGGCCTCTCTTTCCCCGTCCAACTCCTTCTCCAGTAACGGAGCCGGTACATCCTCCCACAACAGCACCTATAGCGAACCTCAGGCTGCCTCTATGTACACCACCTCCACACCCGTCCACCTCCAACCCAAGGTCCAACAAACCTACGGGACCAACATAGCAATCAGCAAGGCCCATTACACACCTGCACAACCCATGACGTGTGAACCGGTATCAAGATCAAACAGGCCCTCTCAAACTAGTAACAG CCTTTCTGAGGATACTGACTCTAGCCTTCATTCCTTCACTACCACTCTTATAGAAGGCAGTCCCGTCCCGTCGCTATGGATGCATGATGACTCCTCCTCACAGTGCCCTACAGA TAGGAACTTACCCCGGTCCTACACCCCCTGTATAGAAGATGGTTCTTACCAAGGTGATGCGGGAGAATCGTTGGCCGATGGTTTCAGCGACGAGATGCTGTCTTGgcttgatgataatgatggtgctCAAAAAGAAGGCACCCTAGTATGA
- the LOC129257528 gene encoding FERM domain-containing protein 4A-like isoform X3, with the protein MQLVEGLPTYGVHYYEVKDKQGIPWWLGLSFKGVCQYDQVDKVTPRKIFQWRQLQNIYYRDRKFSIEVTDPRRVVHTLSSFNLYRDALEEPEECFDDLSDAISDPTTQVSVSRRTFGVSNATVHAWYGHPTLIRSMWTMAVNQHQFYLDRKHNKDRYASMQRSFTQIANDLTKSTNSLTSSQTSEVSSDPGQPQQTPGKTVDDESSEINAVKEKEKENTSRELLAIEGEAAKKEIVVALKARKSVLEDRLREKLEELKKICVNEAELTGELPLEYPRRPGEQLPRIKKRVATAFTLSAKVVNAGDKSGSQETQNLNQLESEMEIQSKITIAARKLADDPTISKKVRKTRRESYKRSAKKLDSIEKKLVDMKQSLGLLPQDQTPIDDRVHQSNTLPRKKSVPATPPLLRPFTIGDRGRSKKKEDKSSRLRSKSVPRQLFENAWRSPSLGRRKDKILPRPTTPIEIYNDNENGNVLNPENGHRVHQNHSQHPQSHQQSRTVYYETSLQSMATLDINHHSDSGSFRDDSSTYSDGSTRSQPEGYMTHPRTSVDHGSRLAQNRQSNFSSSMGDVTAAVPPVKSHQSSRTSPRRGKPPIQKRIDRGPPPPYNSPGKMRSYSQSGRYYESPEDTLGRADIDAPKLRQHASSMHDLQYALQGNNLPPVSDDDLEYHQQPTSLSQPPSPKKHASLGNLAMKSNSLPGSDYEDQQSVNYGSHRSQKYRSQQYQKYSGQSQDSGLRHRDPSGSYYAQKNSSNRLRNGSGDNHQAYNRNFASLDRLGRARQDREHRPSVDTTDSTYYSLDRRGHHYIEDTQISNDSSYASLDRPMHKPPLPSNSIDDVSMASASRRRHNSFSSQRSTSSYSSQGSSNLSNHQGQHPRTPLHQTSSGSSRQSEYSIYTSLASLSPSNSFSSNGAGTSSHNSTYSEPQAASMYTTSTPVHLQPKVQQTYGTNIAISKAHYTPAQPMTCEPVSRSNRPSQTSNSRNLPRSYTPCIEDGSYQGDAGESLADGFSDEMLSWLDDNDGAQKEGTLV; encoded by the exons AGTGGTGCATACGCTGAGCAGTTTCAACCTTTATCGCGACGCGCTGGAAGAACCGGAAGAATGTTTTGACGATCTCTCGGACGCTATTTCTGATCCCACAACTCA AGTATCAGTTAGTAGACGGACGTTCGGTGTGAGTAACGCCACAGTCCACGCCTGGTACGGACACCCGACCCTCATTCGTTCTATGTGGACCATGGCGGTCAACCAGCATCAGTTCTACTTAGATCGCAAGCACAACAAG GATCGCTATGCGTCCATGCAGCGTAGCTTCACCCAGATCGCCAATGACCTCACCAAGAGTACAAACTCCTTGACGTCTTCTCAAACCTCGGAGGTCAGCAGCGACCCAGGTCAGCCCCAGCAGACACCTGGCAAGACGGTGGACGATGAGTCTTCGGAGATTAACGCCGtcaaagagaaggagaaggaaaata CCTCCAGAGAGCTGTTAGCCATAGAGGGAGAGGCAGCCAAGAAGGAGATTGTGGTGGCGCTAAAGGCAAGAAAATCCGTTCTGGAAGACAGGCTTCGAGAGAAACTGGAGGAACTCAAGAAGATATGCGTCAATGAAGCA GAGCTGACAGGTGAACTGCCCCTGGAGTACCCACGCCGGCCTGGTGAACAGCTGCCTCGGATCAAGAAGCGTGTAGCCACTGCCTTCACTCTCTCTGCCAAGGTCGTCAACGCTGGGGACAAATCAGGCTCACAG GAGACCCAGAATCTGAATCAACTGGAGAGTGAGATGGAGATCCAATCTAAGATCACTATCGCTGCCAGGAAACTAGCCGATGATCCAACCATCAGCAAGAAGGTCCGCAAGACAAGGAGAGAGTCTTACAAACGCTCTGCGAAAAAG TTGGACTCCATTGAGAAAAAGCTGGTTGATATGAAGCAGAGTTTAGGCCTCTTACCTCAGGACCAAACACCAATTGATGATAGAGTCCATCAGTCAAACACATTACCAAGGAAAAAGAGCGTACCTGCTACCCCTCCATTGCTACGTCCATTCACCATCGGGGATCGCGGTCGCAGCAAGAAGAAAGAAGACAAGTCGAGTCGTTTGCGGTCCAAGAGCGTTCCGAGGCAGTTGTTCGAGAACGCCTGGAGATCGCCTTCCCTGGGCAGGAGGAAGGACAAGATCCTGCCCCGCCCCACGACACCCATTGAAATTTACAATGACAATGAGAATGGAAACGTGTTGAATCCTGAGAATGGACATAGGGTGCATCAGAACCATAGTCAGCATCCTCAGTCCCATCAACAGTCTCGGACTGTTTATTATGAAACGTCCCTGCAGTCGATGGCCACTTTGGACATCAACCATCATAGTGACTCGGGATCTTTCCGAGATGATAGTAGCACGTACTCGGACGGCAGCACCCGTAGCCAGCCGGAGGGTTACATGACCCATCCCAGGACTAGTGTAGACCATGGCAGTCGGTTGGCCCAAAATAGACAATCAAATTTCTCATCATCGATGGGGGACGTGACTGCAGCAGTACCACCTGTTAAATCTCATCAAAGTAGTAGGACATCGCCTCGCAGAGGCAAGCCCCCGATACAAAAGCGAATAGACAGGGGGCCACCGCCGCCTTACAATTCCCCAGGAAAGATGAGGTCATATTCGCAGTCTGGACGATATTATGAATCTCCTGAGGACACGTTAGGACGTGCGGACATTGACGCACCAAAGTTGCGACAGCATGCGTCATCCATGCATGATTTACAGTATGCCTTACAGGGAAACAACCTGCCTCCAGTGAGCGATGATGATTTGGAATATCACCAGCAGCCAACGTCTCTCAGTCAACCCCCTTCTCCTAAGAAACATGCCTCGTTGGGTAATTTAGCGATGAAGTCGAATAGTTTACCCGGCAGTGATTACGAGGATCAGCAATCGGTGAATTATGGCTCGCACCGAAGCCAAAAGTATCGTTCCCAGCAGTACCAGAAATACTCCGGACAGTCTCAAGACTCAGGGCTTCGTCACAGAGACCCATCAGGTAGTTATTATGCTCAAAAGAACTCCTCAAATAGGCTGCGTAATGGTTCTGGTGATAACCATCAAGCGTATAATCGGAATTTTGCCAGTCTTGACAGACTCGGCAGAGCGCGTCAGGATCGCGAACACAGACCATCGGTCGATACCACTGACTCTACGTATTACAGCCTTGATCGACGAGGCCATCACTATATCGAAGACACCCAGATATCTAATGACTCTAGCTATGCTAGTTTAGACCGACCCATGCACAAACCTCCTCTCCCGTCCAACAGCATAGACGACGTCTCCATGGCGTCGGCATCACGACGACGGCACAACTCCTTCTCTTCTCAACGCTCCACCAGCAGCTATTCATCCCAAGGATCCTCCAACCTGTCCAATCACCAGGGACAGCATCCCCGCACCCCTCTGCACCAGACATCCAGCGGGAGCAGTAGACAATCGGAATACTCCATCTACACTTCCCTGGCCTCTCTTTCCCCGTCCAACTCCTTCTCCAGTAACGGAGCCGGTACATCCTCCCACAACAGCACCTATAGCGAACCTCAGGCTGCCTCTATGTACACCACCTCCACACCCGTCCACCTCCAACCCAAGGTCCAACAAACCTACGGGACCAACATAGCAATCAGCAAGGCCCATTACACACCTGCACAACCCATGACGTGTGAACCGGTATCAAGATCAAACAGGCCCTCTCAAACTAGTAACAG TAGGAACTTACCCCGGTCCTACACCCCCTGTATAGAAGATGGTTCTTACCAAGGTGATGCGGGAGAATCGTTGGCCGATGGTTTCAGCGACGAGATGCTGTCTTGgcttgatgataatgatggtgctCAAAAAGAAGGCACCCTAGTATGA
- the LOC129257528 gene encoding FERM domain-containing protein 4A-like isoform X2 → MQLVEGLPTYGVHYYEVKDKQGIPWWLGLSFKGVCQYDQVDKVTPRKIFQWRQLQNIYYRDRKFSIEVTDPRRVVHTLSSFNLYRDALEEPEECFDDLSDAISDPTTQVSVSRRTFGVSNATVHAWYGHPTLIRSMWTMAVNQHQFYLDRKHNKDRYASMQRSFTQIANDLTKSTNSLTSSQTSEVSSDPGQPQQTPGKTVDDESSEINAVKEKEKENTSRELLAIEGEAAKKEIVVALKARKSVLEDRLREKLEELKKICVNEAELTGELPLEYPRRPGEQLPRIKKRVATAFTLSAKVVNAGDKSGSQETQNLNQLESEMEIQSKITIAARKLADDPTISKKVRKTRRESYKRSAKKLDSIEKKLVDMKQSLGLLPQDQTPIDDRVHQSNTLPRKKSVPATPPLLRPFTIGDRGRSKKKEDKSSRLRSKSVPRQLFENAWRSPSLGRRKDKILPRPTTPIEIYNDNENGNVLNPENGHRVHQNHSQHPQSHQQSRTVYYETSLQSMATLDINHHSDSGSFRDDSSTYSDGSTRSQPEGYMTHPRTSVDHGSRLAQNRQSNFSSSMGDVTAAVPPVKSHQSSRTSPRRGKPPIQKRIDRGPPPPYNSPGKMRSYSQSGRYYESPEDTLGRADIDAPKLRQHASSMHDLQYALQGNNLPPVSDDDLEYHQQPTSLSQPPSPKKHASLGNLAMKSNSLPGSDYEDQQSVNYGSHRSQKYRSQQYQKYSGQSQDSGLRHRDPSGSYYAQKNSSNRLRNGSGDNHQAYNRNFASLDRLGRARQDREHRPSVDTTDSTYYSLDRRGHHYIEDTQISNDSSYASLDRPMHKPPLPSNSIDDVSMASASRRRHNSFSSQRSTSSYSSQGSSNLSNHQGQHPRTPLHQTSSGSSRQSEYSIYTSLASLSPSNSFSSNGAGTSSHNSTYSEPQAASMYTTSTPVHLQPKVQQTYGTNIAISKAHYTPAQPMTCEPVSRSNRPSQTSNSLSEDTDSSLHSFTTTLIEGSPVPSLWMHDDSSSQCPTENLPRSYTPCIEDGSYQGDAGESLADGFSDEMLSWLDDNDGAQKEGTLV, encoded by the exons AGTGGTGCATACGCTGAGCAGTTTCAACCTTTATCGCGACGCGCTGGAAGAACCGGAAGAATGTTTTGACGATCTCTCGGACGCTATTTCTGATCCCACAACTCA AGTATCAGTTAGTAGACGGACGTTCGGTGTGAGTAACGCCACAGTCCACGCCTGGTACGGACACCCGACCCTCATTCGTTCTATGTGGACCATGGCGGTCAACCAGCATCAGTTCTACTTAGATCGCAAGCACAACAAG GATCGCTATGCGTCCATGCAGCGTAGCTTCACCCAGATCGCCAATGACCTCACCAAGAGTACAAACTCCTTGACGTCTTCTCAAACCTCGGAGGTCAGCAGCGACCCAGGTCAGCCCCAGCAGACACCTGGCAAGACGGTGGACGATGAGTCTTCGGAGATTAACGCCGtcaaagagaaggagaaggaaaata CCTCCAGAGAGCTGTTAGCCATAGAGGGAGAGGCAGCCAAGAAGGAGATTGTGGTGGCGCTAAAGGCAAGAAAATCCGTTCTGGAAGACAGGCTTCGAGAGAAACTGGAGGAACTCAAGAAGATATGCGTCAATGAAGCA GAGCTGACAGGTGAACTGCCCCTGGAGTACCCACGCCGGCCTGGTGAACAGCTGCCTCGGATCAAGAAGCGTGTAGCCACTGCCTTCACTCTCTCTGCCAAGGTCGTCAACGCTGGGGACAAATCAGGCTCACAG GAGACCCAGAATCTGAATCAACTGGAGAGTGAGATGGAGATCCAATCTAAGATCACTATCGCTGCCAGGAAACTAGCCGATGATCCAACCATCAGCAAGAAGGTCCGCAAGACAAGGAGAGAGTCTTACAAACGCTCTGCGAAAAAG TTGGACTCCATTGAGAAAAAGCTGGTTGATATGAAGCAGAGTTTAGGCCTCTTACCTCAGGACCAAACACCAATTGATGATAGAGTCCATCAGTCAAACACATTACCAAGGAAAAAGAGCGTACCTGCTACCCCTCCATTGCTACGTCCATTCACCATCGGGGATCGCGGTCGCAGCAAGAAGAAAGAAGACAAGTCGAGTCGTTTGCGGTCCAAGAGCGTTCCGAGGCAGTTGTTCGAGAACGCCTGGAGATCGCCTTCCCTGGGCAGGAGGAAGGACAAGATCCTGCCCCGCCCCACGACACCCATTGAAATTTACAATGACAATGAGAATGGAAACGTGTTGAATCCTGAGAATGGACATAGGGTGCATCAGAACCATAGTCAGCATCCTCAGTCCCATCAACAGTCTCGGACTGTTTATTATGAAACGTCCCTGCAGTCGATGGCCACTTTGGACATCAACCATCATAGTGACTCGGGATCTTTCCGAGATGATAGTAGCACGTACTCGGACGGCAGCACCCGTAGCCAGCCGGAGGGTTACATGACCCATCCCAGGACTAGTGTAGACCATGGCAGTCGGTTGGCCCAAAATAGACAATCAAATTTCTCATCATCGATGGGGGACGTGACTGCAGCAGTACCACCTGTTAAATCTCATCAAAGTAGTAGGACATCGCCTCGCAGAGGCAAGCCCCCGATACAAAAGCGAATAGACAGGGGGCCACCGCCGCCTTACAATTCCCCAGGAAAGATGAGGTCATATTCGCAGTCTGGACGATATTATGAATCTCCTGAGGACACGTTAGGACGTGCGGACATTGACGCACCAAAGTTGCGACAGCATGCGTCATCCATGCATGATTTACAGTATGCCTTACAGGGAAACAACCTGCCTCCAGTGAGCGATGATGATTTGGAATATCACCAGCAGCCAACGTCTCTCAGTCAACCCCCTTCTCCTAAGAAACATGCCTCGTTGGGTAATTTAGCGATGAAGTCGAATAGTTTACCCGGCAGTGATTACGAGGATCAGCAATCGGTGAATTATGGCTCGCACCGAAGCCAAAAGTATCGTTCCCAGCAGTACCAGAAATACTCCGGACAGTCTCAAGACTCAGGGCTTCGTCACAGAGACCCATCAGGTAGTTATTATGCTCAAAAGAACTCCTCAAATAGGCTGCGTAATGGTTCTGGTGATAACCATCAAGCGTATAATCGGAATTTTGCCAGTCTTGACAGACTCGGCAGAGCGCGTCAGGATCGCGAACACAGACCATCGGTCGATACCACTGACTCTACGTATTACAGCCTTGATCGACGAGGCCATCACTATATCGAAGACACCCAGATATCTAATGACTCTAGCTATGCTAGTTTAGACCGACCCATGCACAAACCTCCTCTCCCGTCCAACAGCATAGACGACGTCTCCATGGCGTCGGCATCACGACGACGGCACAACTCCTTCTCTTCTCAACGCTCCACCAGCAGCTATTCATCCCAAGGATCCTCCAACCTGTCCAATCACCAGGGACAGCATCCCCGCACCCCTCTGCACCAGACATCCAGCGGGAGCAGTAGACAATCGGAATACTCCATCTACACTTCCCTGGCCTCTCTTTCCCCGTCCAACTCCTTCTCCAGTAACGGAGCCGGTACATCCTCCCACAACAGCACCTATAGCGAACCTCAGGCTGCCTCTATGTACACCACCTCCACACCCGTCCACCTCCAACCCAAGGTCCAACAAACCTACGGGACCAACATAGCAATCAGCAAGGCCCATTACACACCTGCACAACCCATGACGTGTGAACCGGTATCAAGATCAAACAGGCCCTCTCAAACTAGTAACAG CCTTTCTGAGGATACTGACTCTAGCCTTCATTCCTTCACTACCACTCTTATAGAAGGCAGTCCCGTCCCGTCGCTATGGATGCATGATGACTCCTCCTCACAGTGCCCTACAGA GAACTTACCCCGGTCCTACACCCCCTGTATAGAAGATGGTTCTTACCAAGGTGATGCGGGAGAATCGTTGGCCGATGGTTTCAGCGACGAGATGCTGTCTTGgcttgatgataatgatggtgctCAAAAAGAAGGCACCCTAGTATGA